A genomic segment from [Flavobacterium] thermophilum encodes:
- a CDS encoding Predicted O-linked N-acetylglucosamine transferase, SPINDLY family, which translates to MGNEKKGKIIMFPQTKERLIEEAFMALEAKRYKEAFRFLRAAEQLGDSSFPVRLGLAVCCYELGEHDEAEWRLAALLEEQPDNSELLQMYIALLLQTNRYSEAEAAIRAALQRPSLSVSLRGQLRQLLRFSEKMSARPLPPAEWKQAKRLLESGDIAEQMQLIKQLEKEEISPVLPLLKQYLREPDKSPMAKTMLLRLLTVKRVDEAVTVEKFGRRIDVVPSALNEQTETEFASMLLRLLEQRLSADSPSLYETAAEIWLRYAYILYPFPPEPANAEAWMAALHWMASRFQGIDVETNDVAARYGVTEAEMAELCKKLHEVEKLSFF; encoded by the coding sequence ATGGGAAACGAAAAAAAAGGAAAAATCATTATGTTTCCACAAACAAAGGAACGGCTGATCGAAGAAGCGTTTATGGCGCTTGAGGCGAAGCGGTACAAGGAAGCGTTCCGCTTTTTGCGCGCCGCCGAGCAGCTCGGCGACAGCAGCTTTCCGGTTCGGCTCGGGCTCGCTGTTTGCTGCTACGAGCTCGGGGAGCACGACGAAGCCGAATGGCGCTTGGCGGCTTTGCTTGAGGAACAGCCGGACAACAGCGAACTGTTGCAGATGTATATTGCGCTTTTGTTGCAGACGAACCGGTACAGCGAAGCGGAAGCAGCCATTCGCGCCGCTTTGCAGCGTCCTTCGCTTTCCGTTTCGCTGCGCGGACAGCTTCGCCAGCTTCTCCGCTTCAGCGAAAAAATGAGCGCTCGCCCGCTGCCGCCTGCCGAATGGAAACAGGCTAAGCGGCTGCTTGAGTCAGGAGACATCGCCGAGCAAATGCAGCTTATCAAGCAGTTGGAAAAAGAAGAAATCAGCCCCGTATTGCCGCTGCTTAAGCAATATTTGCGCGAGCCGGACAAAAGCCCGATGGCCAAAACGATGCTGCTTCGCCTGCTGACCGTCAAACGGGTCGACGAAGCGGTGACGGTCGAAAAATTCGGCCGCCGCATTGACGTGGTGCCATCCGCGCTAAACGAGCAGACGGAGACGGAGTTTGCTTCCATGTTGCTTCGCCTGCTGGAACAGCGGCTTTCTGCAGACAGCCCGAGCCTATATGAGACAGCGGCGGAAATTTGGCTCCGTTATGCCTACATCTTATATCCGTTTCCACCGGAGCCCGCCAATGCCGAGGCATGGATGGCTGCCCTTCACTGGATGGCGAGCCGGTTTCAAGGCATCGACGTCGAAACGAATGACGTGGCGGCTCGCTACGGTGTCACAGAAGCGGAGATGGCGGAACTTTGCAAAAAGTTGCACGAGGTAGAGAAACTTTCCTTTTTTTAA